The following proteins come from a genomic window of Amyelois transitella isolate CPQ chromosome 24, ilAmyTran1.1, whole genome shotgun sequence:
- the LOC132903335 gene encoding uncharacterized protein LOC132903335 has protein sequence MEIIPPEKHKSSKGFYLPHFAVVRNDRSTTKVRIVFDASCPGSNGVSLNQDLLVGPTLQDDLRHILMRWRAHPVCISSDIVKMYRQVRVSSEDVDFQRILWRENSASEVQHYRLLTVTFGTSSAPYLAIRSLRQVAYDEGVHFPIAAKKVLSDFYVDDLMSGCENFIEGQQLYTEMKQLLRKGGFELQKWTSNDKNLMKWIENEEKLGDKSMKEQIKDNRNSEDNDNKIAEEESKTETPKFVDKSDSITKILGLTWDKCNDTFKYLVQLPTIEEPITKRKVISDISRLYDPLGWLAPIVIKAKIFIQKLWTSGLKWDEKLTPQLLTEWVAYRNELLLIKSFEIPRWMNTRKDDTSVQLHGFCDASSEAYAAVVYIRVIDKCSNINVNLVTSKTKVAPIKQLSIPRLELCGATLLSKLLIEVADTLGIPKQHIHAWSDSSVVLAWLSSHPSRWKVFVANRVAEILGSLDRSQWSHVQSKYNPADIASRGIMPSDISKMRLWKQGPDFFFFFFFLTSMLTVVVVNK, from the coding sequence ATGGAGATTATTCCACctgaaaaacataaaagctccaaaggtttttatttaccaCATTTTGCTGTGGTGCGCAACGATAGAAGTACAACAAAAGTACGTATTGTCTTTGACGCATCGTGCCCAGGATCCAACGGTGTTTCTTTAAATCAAGACTTATTGGTTGGTCCCACATTACAGGATGACTTGAGACATATTTTAATGAGATGGCGGGCACATCCTGTATGTATTTCTTCTGATATTGTGAAGATGTATCGTCAAGTTCGTGTATCTTCAGAAGATGTTGATTTTCAGCGTATTCTTTGGCGTGAAAATTCTGCTTCTGAGGTACAACATTATCGACTTTTGACAGTTACATTTGGTACATCGTCAGCTCCATATTTAGCAATTCGCTCATTACGTCAAGTAGCTTATGACGAGGGTGTTCATTTCCCAATAGCTGCAAAAAAAGTGTTGTCAGACTTTTATGTTGATGATTTGATGTCAGgatgtgaaaattttatagaagGTCAACAGCTATATACTGAAATGAAACAATTGCTTAGAAAAGGAGGGTTTGAATTACAAAAGTGGACAAGCAATGATAAAAATCTAATGAAGTGGATAGAAAACGAAGAAAAACTTGGAGATAAAAGTATGAAAGagcaaataaaagataatagaAACAGTGAAgacaatgataataaaattgcagAGGAAGAGTCTAAGACAGAGACACCAAAGTTTGTTGATAAATCTGATTCGATTACTAAAATATTGGGTCTTACGTGGGACAAATGTAAcgatacatttaaatatttagtgcAGTTGCCGACAATTGAAGAGCCAATCACGAAACGGAAAGTGATCTCAGatatatcacgtctctatGATCCATTAGGTTGGCTTGCTCCAATTGTAATAAAAGctaagatttttattcaaaaactatGGACATCAGGTTTGAAATGGGATGAAAAACTTACGCCTCAATTACTAACCGAATGGGTCGCATATAGAAACGagcttttattaataaaaagtttcgaGATACCCCGATGGATGAACACTCGAAAGGATGATACTTCTGTTCAGCTTCATGGATTTTGCGATGCATCGAGTGAAGCATATGCCGCAGTTGTCTATATCCGTGTTATTGATAAATGtagtaatattaatgtaaacCTTGTTACttctaaaacaaaagtagCTCCTATCAAACAACTGTCAATACCCCGATTAGAACTTTGTGGGGCAACACTActttctaaattattaatagagGTAGCTGATACTTTAGGTATTCCAAAGCAACACATTCATGCGTGGAGTGATTCTTCAGTTGTACTTGCATGGCTTAGTAGCCATCCAAGCCGGTGGAAAGTATTCGTCGCTAACCGTGTAGCAGAGATTTTAGGAAGTTTAGACAGATCTCAATGGTCTCAtgtccaatcaaaatataatcctGCGGATATTGCATCGCGTGGAATTATGCCGtctgacatttcaaaaatgagACTGTGGAAGCAAGgaccagatttttttttttttttttttttcttaacttcCATGTTAACTGTAGTCGTGGTGAATAAATGA